The region AGATACAAAAAATCAATTTTAGGGTTTGCCATAGTCTTATCTCCTTAATGTCAAAAAAAGTTAGCCGAGTTCACACCCGATATGAGCTTCAAGTTCAATCTCCACAAACTGGGTCGGACGATTAAGCTTGGGGGTTTCAACCATTGTGAATAACGGCCTTATGTCCTTAAAACGTTCACTGTAAGCTGCGGCTACTTCCTTAGTGAAAGCCATGTCCGTGACATAAGCTTTTACCTTGATCACATCTGAGGCAGAGGCTCCGGCCTGCTGCAACAGATCGATAAATTTAGTGAATATGTATGCTGCCTGCTCCCCAGCGCTTTCACCGGCGACAGTCCCGTCCGGCTGTACTGCAGTAGTGCCGCCGATGTAGACATGATCCCCGACCTTCACCATTCGAGAGTATCCGGCGATATCTTCTAGAGGTGCTCCTGACGAA is a window of Maridesulfovibrio sp. DNA encoding:
- a CDS encoding Rid family hydrolase; this encodes MQRINYSSGAPLEDIAGYSRMVKVGDHVYIGGTTAVQPDGTVAGESAGEQAAYIFTKFIDLLQQAGASASDVIKVKAYVTDMAFTKEVAAAYSERFKDIRPLFTMVETPKLNRPTQFVEIELEAHIGCELG